The following proteins are encoded in a genomic region of Cyclonatronum proteinivorum:
- a CDS encoding T9SS type A sorting domain-containing protein: MFYKPDSDSNYKRVHKKQNKQYKKMANTYKSRLKPYVAGLLALLIFSPAVAIAQFPGGDGSQNDPFQIEDAQQLSDVRNDISLGVYYKLIQDITFDGSDVWEPIGSASQPFLANFDGGGFTISGLQINDTTGGNESGLFGIIGNGGKVTNLVLSDVNINLPNAVSVGALAGGATDNATITHITVSSGTIVGFENVGGIIGRIRGGSTTFADNTSAATVIGSERVGGVAGIMRVTRIERCSSTGVVQLDAGGAGDIGGLVGFMNDVTRVRESYSSAQVIMSNSNGGLLRGAGGLVGAIVDGTTEVINTYATGTLTVDDRSMNDLSIGGLVGRMEGGKIVNSYASNIFDFDAHLLRSRTGGLIGSFSATLPISAVQSSYWNEDVSGLASRTPDAGTNRTTDQMKIRSKFVNNGWNFDTVWQNSRATSMPYLRNVSQTIIAGPEIGAISDQEAWRHLGTSLTGVTYDNLLHPIWTQGVPGSDNPGSANPNIFTYNSTTNEWVALQDMADEIPIGSGFAVYVYSADFDGQPINDQGFPKSLLVEGAKISDDIIRPINTLRNGWTFLSNSFLFPVLWEDIFAANDVRLDPVVYVYDPRVTEPSYRVWNGETGAGDLALNGFISPFQGFFVKTARSGSGNQVTLPASAQRPDRNSNLLTRNPSDFLATLNLNAKLVGQERERNLMVVFSETETSNGLALAPMDGVSYVEFAVLDEEIGTLNRMFNASSPEGTYNFPIVLRNLEFENNGWFEYSGEFNLSWSGLDDFPADWEFTLTDTQTGEVTDLRTNEIITVNTTVMQVSDSPAVEWNLSPTPVTASVTDSRFILTVVAGAPVSIGEGLESPTQITLEQNYPNPFNPTTSIRYTLNASSDVRLDVFNLMGQRVASLQDGFQQAGTHTVSFDGSQLSSGVYVYRLQAGGQTLTRKMTLVK; this comes from the coding sequence ATGTTCTACAAGCCTGACTCCGACAGTAATTACAAACGGGTCCACAAAAAACAAAACAAACAATACAAGAAGATGGCAAATACCTACAAGTCCAGATTAAAGCCCTACGTGGCTGGGTTGCTTGCACTGCTGATATTCAGTCCGGCAGTCGCAATAGCTCAGTTTCCAGGGGGAGATGGGTCTCAAAACGATCCATTCCAAATTGAAGATGCTCAGCAACTCTCTGATGTGAGAAATGACATCAGCCTCGGAGTTTATTATAAGTTGATACAGGACATCACATTTGATGGTTCTGATGTTTGGGAACCTATTGGTTCGGCAAGCCAACCTTTCCTGGCAAATTTTGACGGAGGTGGTTTTACGATATCAGGTCTTCAAATTAATGACACTACAGGCGGTAATGAAAGCGGCCTTTTTGGAATAATTGGCAATGGGGGTAAAGTTACAAATCTGGTACTCTCAGATGTAAATATTAATTTACCAAATGCTGTAAGTGTAGGTGCTCTTGCAGGCGGTGCCACCGATAATGCAACAATCACGCACATTACAGTATCATCAGGTACTATAGTAGGTTTTGAGAATGTTGGCGGAATCATCGGAAGAATCCGTGGCGGTTCAACTACATTCGCTGATAATACCTCAGCAGCTACCGTAATAGGAAGTGAAAGAGTTGGCGGTGTAGCTGGTATAATGCGTGTGACTCGAATTGAAAGATGCTCGTCAACTGGTGTCGTTCAATTGGATGCCGGTGGTGCTGGCGACATTGGTGGTTTGGTTGGTTTTATGAACGATGTAACAAGAGTGCGTGAGTCTTACAGCTCTGCACAAGTTATTATGTCAAACTCAAACGGTGGTCTTTTAAGAGGCGCTGGCGGTCTTGTTGGTGCTATCGTCGATGGTACAACCGAAGTGATCAACACTTATGCGACCGGAACACTTACTGTAGATGACCGTTCTATGAACGATCTAAGTATTGGTGGCTTGGTAGGAAGAATGGAAGGTGGAAAAATTGTTAATTCCTATGCATCAAATATTTTTGATTTTGACGCTCATCTACTTCGTTCGAGAACAGGTGGCTTGATAGGTTCATTTTCAGCAACACTTCCTATTTCTGCTGTACAAAGTTCATACTGGAATGAAGATGTTTCCGGCCTTGCAAGTCGTACGCCTGATGCGGGAACCAACCGTACCACCGATCAAATGAAAATTCGTTCAAAATTTGTGAATAATGGTTGGAATTTTGATACCGTATGGCAAAACAGCAGAGCCACTTCGATGCCATATTTGCGCAATGTAAGTCAAACAATCATTGCTGGCCCTGAGATTGGAGCCATTAGCGATCAGGAAGCCTGGAGACATCTCGGTACATCATTAACCGGTGTGACCTACGATAACTTATTGCATCCTATATGGACGCAAGGTGTTCCCGGATCAGATAACCCTGGTTCAGCGAACCCAAACATTTTCACATATAATTCAACAACAAATGAATGGGTAGCGCTGCAGGATATGGCTGATGAAATCCCAATTGGTTCCGGCTTTGCAGTATATGTTTATTCAGCTGATTTTGACGGACAGCCAATAAATGATCAGGGATTCCCTAAGAGTTTACTCGTTGAAGGCGCCAAAATTTCTGACGATATAATAAGACCGATTAATACACTAAGAAACGGTTGGACCTTCTTGTCTAACAGCTTTTTGTTTCCGGTATTATGGGAAGACATTTTTGCTGCCAATGATGTCAGATTAGATCCTGTAGTTTATGTATACGACCCGCGCGTAACTGAGCCAAGTTACAGAGTTTGGAATGGTGAAACTGGCGCTGGTGATTTGGCACTTAATGGATTTATCTCCCCGTTCCAGGGTTTCTTTGTGAAAACTGCCAGAAGTGGAAGCGGCAACCAGGTAACACTCCCAGCTTCAGCTCAAAGACCAGACAGAAACTCTAACCTGCTCACAAGAAATCCGTCAGACTTTTTGGCTACATTAAATCTGAATGCGAAACTTGTAGGTCAGGAACGTGAGCGTAATCTCATGGTTGTTTTCAGTGAAACAGAGACCTCCAATGGATTAGCTTTAGCACCAATGGATGGTGTATCATATGTTGAGTTTGCTGTCCTAGATGAAGAAATCGGAACGCTGAATCGTATGTTCAATGCATCCTCACCCGAGGGAACGTACAATTTCCCTATTGTCCTCAGAAACCTGGAATTCGAAAACAACGGTTGGTTTGAGTACTCCGGTGAGTTTAATCTGTCATGGAGCGGTCTTGATGATTTTCCTGCGGACTGGGAGTTTACATTAACAGATACGCAGACTGGCGAGGTAACAGACCTAAGAACTAACGAAATCATTACAGTTAACACAACTGTTATGCAGGTTTCTGATAGCCCCGCTGTTGAATGGAATCTGAGCCCGACACCCGTAACCGCATCTGTAACTGATTCCAGATTCATTCTTACAGTTGTTGCCGGCGCACCTGTAAGCATTGGGGAAGGTCTTGAGTCTCCAACTCAAATTACACTTGAACAAAATTACCCCAATCCGTTCAACCCAACTACAAGCATACGTTACACGTTGAATGCTTCTTCTGATGTCAGACTTGATGTATTTAATCTGATGGGTCAGCGTGTTGCTTCACTTCAAGATGGATTCCAGCAGGCTGGTACACACACGGTATCTTTTGACGGCTCTCAGCTTTCAAGTGGTGTGTATGTTTACAGACTGCAAGCCGGTGGTCAAACTCTTACCAGAAAAATGACCTTAGTCAAATAA
- a CDS encoding GntR family transcriptional regulator: MKSSKHIADRIRLLIATRQFQVGEVLPSTRVLGKQLEASFHTVRKAYQLLAEEGLLESQQRGYIVCSPATKLDKSERLEKGATKFRLVLEELIGYGLNEEEIETLFHEQLNFMDWPERIQRCATVGPTMELAQMLSGCISKEVGVKSEPITPDSPGTLVQYDALLTPIHFYSNFLSESDEARVIPFIYSLNYELIVSLAERTGLETAVLLAREQESLPHLESQIRSAFHSALKFESFKIESRSLPSLAYKADIVLYTPGCARAVEAAIPDRKRKVITYEMNARSADLIRSELWEDA; encoded by the coding sequence ATGAAATCCTCCAAACACATTGCAGACCGCATTCGTCTTCTGATCGCTACGCGTCAGTTCCAGGTCGGTGAAGTCCTTCCCTCAACGCGGGTGCTGGGAAAACAACTTGAAGCAAGCTTTCACACCGTTCGTAAAGCCTATCAGTTGCTTGCTGAAGAAGGCTTGCTTGAGAGTCAGCAGCGGGGCTATATAGTCTGCAGCCCTGCCACAAAATTGGATAAATCAGAAAGGCTTGAAAAAGGGGCGACAAAATTCCGTCTCGTACTTGAAGAACTGATAGGCTACGGTCTGAATGAAGAAGAAATTGAAACCTTGTTTCATGAACAGCTCAATTTCATGGACTGGCCCGAACGCATACAGCGCTGTGCGACCGTCGGACCTACCATGGAACTTGCACAAATGCTATCGGGATGTATCAGCAAAGAAGTTGGCGTGAAGTCAGAACCCATAACACCCGACAGCCCGGGTACTCTCGTTCAGTACGACGCACTCCTCACCCCTATACATTTTTACAGTAATTTCTTATCTGAATCAGATGAAGCCCGCGTTATTCCGTTTATATACAGCCTTAACTATGAACTAATTGTATCCTTAGCAGAGCGTACAGGACTTGAAACAGCGGTTCTACTCGCGCGAGAGCAGGAAAGCCTTCCTCATTTAGAATCACAGATTCGATCAGCTTTCCATTCTGCCCTGAAATTCGAAAGCTTCAAAATTGAAAGCCGCAGCTTGCCTTCCCTCGCATACAAAGCGGATATCGTGCTATATACGCCGGGTTGTGCACGAGCGGTTGAAGCAGCTATTCCCGACAGAAAAAGAAAAGTAATAACCTACGAAATGAATGCGAGGAGCGCAGACTTAATCCGTTCTGAACTCTGGGAAGACGCATAG
- the argJ gene encoding bifunctional glutamate N-acetyltransferase/amino-acid acetyltransferase ArgJ — protein sequence MENITNVRGFRYWGAHTGVKSKRRDLGLIVSDKPASAAAVFTRNVVVAEPIKICREHIKNGRIQAIVINSGNANACTGKQGYIGAQAMIAAVSEELNIPREQILVASTGVIGRELPTEKIVAGIRENAAKLTSRKVAGSLLASAILTTDTFPKEGFVRFRLGDTEINMGAVAKGSGMIHPNMGTMLGFIMCDAAIKPELLQEMLGEVVNDTFNMITVDGDTSTNDMVAILSNGAAGNEEITEKDESYALFKTKLFELCEHLARMIVSDGEGASKLIEYRVKGLAAKDQARQIIRTVSDSALVKTALFGRDPNWGRIVAAAGRAGVSFDPDKTDLYISADTEIQILKGGQPLRVNLNELKRLMRSTEIAITLHFNQGEAEAKGWGCDLSYEYVRINAEYTT from the coding sequence ATGGAAAACATAACTAATGTACGCGGCTTTCGGTATTGGGGAGCCCATACGGGTGTTAAAAGCAAACGCCGAGACCTTGGGCTCATCGTGTCTGATAAGCCTGCCTCAGCTGCGGCTGTTTTTACGCGCAACGTGGTCGTAGCGGAACCCATCAAAATATGCAGGGAGCATATCAAAAACGGCCGGATTCAGGCCATTGTCATCAACTCCGGTAACGCCAATGCCTGTACCGGAAAACAGGGCTATATCGGCGCTCAGGCTATGATTGCCGCCGTTTCGGAAGAACTAAACATTCCGCGGGAACAGATCCTGGTTGCATCAACCGGAGTGATTGGCCGTGAGCTGCCAACCGAAAAGATTGTTGCCGGAATCAGGGAAAATGCCGCTAAGCTAACGAGCCGTAAAGTTGCAGGTTCCCTGCTTGCAAGTGCTATCCTCACAACCGACACTTTTCCGAAGGAAGGCTTCGTTCGCTTCCGACTGGGCGATACCGAAATCAATATGGGGGCTGTCGCCAAAGGATCCGGGATGATACACCCCAATATGGGCACAATGCTGGGTTTTATTATGTGTGACGCAGCCATCAAGCCGGAATTACTGCAGGAAATGCTGGGGGAAGTCGTAAACGACACCTTTAATATGATTACGGTTGATGGAGACACTTCAACCAACGACATGGTTGCCATTCTTTCCAACGGCGCGGCGGGCAATGAAGAGATCACGGAAAAAGATGAATCCTATGCACTCTTTAAAACCAAACTGTTTGAACTGTGTGAACACCTTGCGCGCATGATTGTCTCCGACGGGGAAGGGGCATCGAAGCTTATTGAGTACAGGGTGAAAGGACTCGCTGCGAAAGATCAGGCCCGTCAAATCATCCGGACAGTATCTGACTCTGCCCTTGTCAAAACAGCCTTATTCGGACGTGACCCCAACTGGGGCCGCATCGTCGCGGCTGCCGGCCGGGCCGGTGTCAGTTTTGATCCCGACAAAACCGATTTATATATCAGCGCCGACACTGAAATTCAGATTCTGAAAGGCGGTCAGCCGCTCCGGGTAAACCTGAACGAACTTAAGCGGCTCATGCGATCTACTGAAATCGCCATCACGCTGCACTTCAATCAGGGTGAAGCCGAAGCTAAAGGCTGGGGCTGTGACCTCAGTTACGAGTATGTGCGCATCAACGCTGAATACACAACTTAA
- the argC gene encoding N-acetyl-gamma-glutamyl-phosphate reductase, whose product MSATKIKVAIAGASGYTGAELVRLLLRHPNVELMGVSSERNAGMWLHELHPQLQNLTQIRLKPLEEIDLDELDTLFLALPHRVSMLFVEKHHPLPCKVIDLSGDFRMTDTALYEKWYQTKHVMPALSAQAAYGLPELFRDQIQSAQLIANPGCYPTSAILPLAPLVNEKLIEPDSVVIDAKSGITGAGISPKANTHFPHAYDNFSAYGMQTHRHSPEIEQTVQRFTGQDVIAQFTPHLLPVNRGILTATYSTCKKTISPEALSELYHSYYGEEYFIRLRSDSPQLRFVRASNFCDIYASYDPRTNRIITLSAIDNLMKGAAGQAVQNMNLINNLKETTGLTESPVCP is encoded by the coding sequence ATGAGTGCTACCAAAATTAAAGTTGCCATAGCCGGAGCAAGCGGTTATACAGGTGCAGAACTTGTCCGATTGCTGTTGCGTCACCCGAACGTTGAACTCATGGGGGTAAGCTCAGAGCGTAACGCCGGTATGTGGCTGCATGAGCTGCACCCTCAGTTGCAGAACCTTACCCAAATCCGGCTGAAACCCCTTGAAGAAATAGACTTGGATGAGCTTGACACCCTTTTCCTTGCACTTCCCCATCGCGTCTCCATGCTTTTTGTTGAAAAACATCATCCCCTGCCCTGCAAAGTGATTGATTTATCCGGGGACTTCCGCATGACAGATACTGCCCTGTATGAGAAATGGTATCAGACCAAACACGTAATGCCAGCCCTCAGCGCACAGGCAGCCTACGGGCTTCCGGAGCTCTTCCGGGATCAGATTCAGAGCGCGCAGCTCATTGCAAACCCGGGTTGCTATCCTACCTCCGCCATTCTGCCCCTCGCACCACTTGTGAATGAGAAGCTCATAGAACCTGATTCCGTGGTGATCGACGCAAAGTCGGGCATTACCGGTGCAGGAATTTCACCGAAAGCAAATACGCACTTCCCGCATGCGTACGACAATTTTAGCGCATACGGCATGCAAACGCACCGGCATAGTCCCGAGATTGAACAAACCGTACAACGCTTTACCGGTCAGGATGTCATTGCACAGTTTACCCCGCATTTGCTACCTGTAAACCGCGGTATTTTAACCGCAACTTACAGTACATGTAAGAAAACCATTAGTCCGGAAGCACTCTCTGAACTCTATCACAGCTATTATGGCGAAGAATATTTTATCCGGTTAAGATCGGATTCGCCGCAGCTTCGCTTTGTTCGGGCGTCAAATTTTTGTGATATTTATGCCTCGTACGATCCTCGCACCAATCGAATCATCACCCTCAGTGCTATTGATAACCTGATGAAAGGTGCCGCGGGTCAGGCTGTGCAGAATATGAACCTTATTAACAATCTGAAGGAAACTACGGGACTAACAGAAAGTCCGGTTTGTCCCTGA
- a CDS encoding aspartate aminotransferase family protein, whose product MSEKSHHQLDTEVHFKTYKRYPVTLVKGEGSKVVDTEGKTYIDALAGIAVNNVGHCHPSVVAAIRKQAGEIIHTSNFFTTPQQVELAQKLVDLSNHDRVFFCNSGTEAIEGALKLAKRYANKTGKKGDIISFKGAFHGRTLGALAMGQPKYQQGFEPMLPGFTQIPFNDIQAAEAVINDDTVAVFIEPIQGEGGIHVADKAFINQLSALCYEYKALLIFDEIQCGIGRTGKFFAYEHFDIVPDVVCMAKGLGGGFPIGAFIATEEVAEVIEYGKHGTTFGGNPLACCAGLATIEAIFDENMLRMAQENGKWLRDRIRMEMPGEAGISEVRGLGLMTGVQLNFEASGVALRMLENGVIANVTATNVVRLVPALNISREELDTVVDVMVEAIAAERRAQRESAEIAD is encoded by the coding sequence ATGTCAGAAAAATCACATCATCAACTTGATACCGAAGTTCACTTCAAAACGTACAAGCGATATCCTGTCACCCTGGTTAAGGGAGAAGGCTCGAAGGTCGTGGATACGGAAGGAAAGACGTACATCGACGCGCTGGCAGGCATAGCTGTAAACAATGTCGGGCACTGTCACCCCTCCGTTGTTGCGGCCATCCGAAAACAAGCCGGGGAGATCATTCATACGTCAAATTTTTTCACGACCCCCCAGCAGGTTGAACTCGCGCAAAAACTTGTAGATCTCAGCAATCACGACCGCGTATTTTTCTGTAACAGCGGCACAGAAGCCATTGAAGGCGCTTTAAAACTCGCCAAGCGGTATGCCAATAAAACCGGTAAAAAAGGAGACATCATCTCCTTTAAGGGCGCGTTTCACGGCCGCACGCTCGGTGCACTGGCGATGGGACAGCCAAAATATCAGCAAGGTTTTGAACCCATGCTGCCGGGTTTTACCCAAATTCCGTTCAACGATATTCAGGCAGCTGAAGCTGTAATCAACGACGACACGGTAGCCGTGTTTATCGAACCCATTCAGGGTGAAGGTGGTATCCATGTGGCCGATAAAGCATTCATCAATCAGCTAAGCGCCCTTTGCTACGAATACAAAGCATTGCTGATTTTTGATGAGATTCAGTGCGGCATTGGACGTACCGGCAAGTTCTTTGCCTACGAGCATTTTGACATCGTGCCGGATGTTGTTTGCATGGCGAAGGGGCTGGGCGGCGGATTCCCGATAGGCGCCTTTATCGCTACGGAAGAAGTCGCAGAAGTGATCGAGTACGGCAAGCACGGCACAACTTTTGGCGGCAACCCCCTTGCATGCTGTGCCGGACTTGCTACGATTGAAGCCATTTTCGACGAAAATATGCTTCGCATGGCGCAAGAAAACGGCAAATGGCTACGGGACCGAATTCGTATGGAAATGCCAGGTGAAGCGGGTATAAGCGAAGTCCGGGGCCTTGGCCTTATGACAGGCGTTCAGCTTAATTTCGAAGCTTCAGGCGTAGCCCTGCGTATGCTCGAAAATGGTGTAATAGCGAATGTCACAGCAACCAATGTCGTACGCCTTGTACCCGCGCTTAACATCAGTCGCGAAGAACTCGATACCGTTGTTGACGTCATGGTTGAAGCGATCGCTGCGGAAAGACGCGCTCAGCGTGAAAGCGCTGAAATTGCAGATTAA